A single genomic interval of Antarcticibacterium arcticum harbors:
- a CDS encoding NAD-dependent epimerase → MKVLVTGAAGFIGFHLSKRLVKEGYEVVGLDNINDYYDPGLKFDRLEELGVHKIEAESFNQICSSDTFSNFQFIRLNLEDRENLPHLFKKHQFDKVINLAAQAGVRYSLENPEAYIDSNVVGFLNILECCRNNQIKHLVYASSSSVYGENEKVPFSTEDNVDNPISLYAATKKSNELMAYTYSHLYGFKTTGIRFFTVYGPWGRPDMAMFLFTDAILNKKPIKVFNNGNLERDFTYIDDIVEGVFKIIHKNVSEIPDKSALYNIGNSKPVKLMEFIAEIENQTGLEARKVMLPMQPGDVSRTWADVNLLKKDYNYIPTTSVKKGVEHFIIWFRSYYKYDIIN, encoded by the coding sequence ATGAAAGTTTTAGTCACTGGAGCCGCGGGATTTATTGGATTTCATTTATCTAAAAGATTAGTAAAGGAAGGTTATGAAGTCGTGGGATTAGATAATATTAATGATTATTATGATCCGGGGTTAAAGTTTGATAGGCTCGAAGAATTAGGTGTTCATAAGATTGAGGCTGAAAGCTTTAATCAAATTTGTTCCAGTGATACGTTTTCAAATTTTCAATTTATACGATTAAATTTAGAAGATCGGGAAAATCTTCCCCACCTTTTTAAAAAGCACCAGTTTGATAAAGTTATAAACCTAGCAGCACAAGCCGGAGTACGCTATAGTTTGGAAAATCCTGAGGCATATATAGATAGTAATGTGGTTGGGTTTTTAAATATATTAGAATGCTGCAGAAATAACCAGATAAAACATTTGGTATATGCGAGTAGTTCAAGTGTTTATGGTGAAAACGAAAAAGTGCCTTTTAGTACCGAGGACAATGTAGATAATCCAATAAGTTTATACGCTGCTACAAAAAAAAGCAATGAATTAATGGCTTATACTTATAGTCATTTGTATGGATTCAAAACTACGGGTATAAGATTCTTCACCGTATATGGTCCGTGGGGAAGACCAGATATGGCTATGTTTCTGTTCACAGATGCTATTTTAAATAAAAAACCTATAAAGGTTTTTAATAATGGAAACCTTGAAAGAGACTTTACTTATATAGATGATATTGTCGAAGGAGTCTTTAAAATAATTCATAAAAACGTTAGTGAAATTCCAGATAAATCTGCCCTTTATAATATAGGAAACAGTAAACCTGTAAAATTGATGGAATTTATAGCAGAAATTGAAAATCAAACAGGTCTTGAAGCGAGGAAAGTAATGTTGCCTATGCAACCAGGTGATGTTTCCAGAACTTGGGCAGATGTTAATTTGCTGAAAAAAGACTATAATTATATTCCCACAACTTCCGTGAAAAAGGGTGTGGAACACTTCATAATTTGGTTTAGAAGTTATTATAAGTATGATATTATTAATTAA
- a CDS encoding nucleotide sugar dehydrogenase, with protein MKIKNICCIGAGYVGGPTMAVIAQKCPEIKVTVVDINEKRIAAWNDDDVNNIPIYEPGLSEIVGEARGRNLFFSTNVDEAIDQADMIFISVNTPTKTYGIGKGMAADLKFIELCARQIARVSKNDKIVVEKSTLPVRTAEALKNILDNTGNGVNYQILSNPEFLAEGTAVQDLLNPDRVLIGGDIASEKGKEAVQALVDVYATWIPQKNILTTNVWSSELSKLTANAFLAQRVSSINAMSQLCEVTGADVDEVARAVGKDSRIGPKFLQSSVGFGGSCFQKDILNLVYISKSFGLNEVADYWEQVIIMNNHQKRRFAGKIVKTLYNTVAGKRIAILGWAFKKDTNDTRESAAIYVTDYLLNEQADIVVYDPKVRKEQIYADLEYLGTHSLEEIKERVTIVSSALDASKDAHAVAVLTEWDEFKKLDWETVYKGMLKPAFLFDGRRILESKTKVGIGFEFYAIGS; from the coding sequence ATGAAAATCAAGAATATATGCTGCATTGGCGCCGGTTACGTAGGAGGCCCTACAATGGCAGTAATCGCTCAGAAATGTCCTGAGATAAAAGTTACCGTAGTAGACATCAATGAAAAAAGAATAGCTGCCTGGAATGATGATGATGTGAATAACATTCCCATCTATGAACCCGGACTTTCGGAAATTGTTGGTGAAGCAAGAGGAAGAAACCTTTTCTTTTCTACAAATGTTGACGAGGCAATTGACCAGGCCGATATGATCTTTATTTCGGTAAATACCCCCACCAAAACCTATGGAATAGGGAAAGGGATGGCGGCCGATTTAAAATTTATTGAATTGTGTGCACGCCAGATCGCAAGGGTTTCAAAAAATGATAAAATAGTAGTAGAAAAATCGACGCTTCCCGTTAGAACGGCTGAGGCTTTAAAAAATATTCTGGATAATACAGGTAACGGTGTGAACTACCAGATACTTTCGAATCCTGAATTTTTAGCCGAAGGTACCGCAGTTCAGGATCTTTTAAACCCGGACAGGGTACTTATAGGTGGCGATATAGCTTCTGAGAAAGGAAAAGAAGCAGTGCAGGCCCTTGTAGATGTTTATGCTACCTGGATACCACAGAAAAACATCCTAACAACGAACGTGTGGTCATCTGAATTGTCTAAATTGACAGCAAACGCATTTTTAGCCCAACGGGTTTCCAGTATTAATGCCATGTCTCAATTATGTGAAGTAACAGGAGCTGATGTAGATGAAGTTGCCCGGGCAGTGGGGAAGGATTCCAGAATTGGTCCAAAATTCTTACAGTCCTCTGTAGGTTTTGGGGGTTCATGTTTTCAAAAGGATATTTTGAACCTGGTTTATATTTCAAAATCATTTGGTTTAAATGAGGTGGCCGATTACTGGGAGCAGGTGATAATAATGAACAATCATCAAAAAAGAAGATTTGCAGGGAAAATAGTTAAGACGCTATATAATACCGTAGCGGGTAAGAGGATTGCCATCCTTGGATGGGCCTTTAAAAAAGATACCAATGACACTAGGGAATCCGCCGCAATTTATGTTACAGATTACCTTCTGAATGAACAGGCAGATATTGTTGTTTATGATCCTAAAGTGAGAAAAGAGCAGATATATGCAGATCTTGAATATTTAGGTACACATAGTTTGGAGGAGATCAAAGAACGGGTAACTATTGTTTCTTCTGCTTTGGATGCTTCCAAAGATGCACATGCCGTTGCCGTGCTTACGGAATGGGATGAATTTAAAAAATTGGATTGGGAGACAGTTTATAAAGGAATGCTCAAACCGGCCTTTCTTTTTGACGGAAGAAGAATTCTGGAAAGTAAAACAAAGGTAGGAATAGGGTTTGAATTTTATGCAATTGGAAGTTAA
- a CDS encoding aldo/keto reductase — MNDFRHKIGLGSVQFGISYGISNTHGKTSPKEVEKILDIASSKSINVIDTASSYGTAEQILGNLHKGRFDIISKFMPTQTNGSISFQLEKSLYNLKVDYLYGYMAHRPALLEGRDWEELQLLKKEGRIKKIGFSFNNPKEFEKLKNSGFIPNVVQVPFNYFDTRFKDLLIELKAEGCEVHTRSTFLQGLFFMNPENLVAYFNKFKSHINFLQSTYGNNLQTALLEFVLRQDFIDKVIIGVENVKQLEKNINSSLKIEPLNDSPYFPENILMPVNWPKN, encoded by the coding sequence ATGAATGATTTTAGACATAAGATTGGGCTTGGCAGTGTTCAATTCGGTATCTCTTATGGAATTTCAAATACGCACGGAAAGACATCTCCCAAAGAGGTGGAAAAGATTCTGGACATAGCTTCTTCAAAATCCATAAATGTCATAGATACAGCTTCTTCATATGGAACTGCTGAACAGATTTTAGGAAATTTACACAAAGGAAGATTTGATATTATTTCCAAATTTATGCCTACTCAAACTAATGGATCTATTAGTTTCCAGCTGGAGAAATCCCTTTATAACTTAAAAGTAGATTATTTGTATGGATATATGGCCCATAGACCTGCCTTACTTGAGGGAAGAGATTGGGAGGAGTTGCAGCTTTTAAAAAAGGAAGGAAGAATTAAAAAGATTGGATTTTCATTTAATAATCCTAAGGAATTTGAAAAACTAAAAAATTCCGGATTTATTCCAAATGTTGTTCAGGTTCCGTTCAATTATTTCGATACAAGATTTAAAGATCTTTTGATAGAATTAAAAGCTGAAGGATGTGAAGTACATACACGATCTACATTTTTACAAGGTTTGTTTTTTATGAATCCTGAAAACTTAGTTGCATACTTCAATAAATTCAAATCTCATATTAATTTTCTTCAATCTACATATGGAAATAATTTACAAACCGCCTTACTAGAATTTGTTTTACGACAAGATTTTATTGATAAGGTAATTATTGGTGTAGAAAATGTAAAACAATTAGAGAAGAACATAAATTCCTCTTTAAAAATTGAACCCTTAAATGATTCTCCATATTTTCCTGAGAATATATTAATGCCAGTTAATTGGCCAAAAAATTGA
- a CDS encoding nucleotide sugar dehydrogenase has product MNKNNNFSKENPQSQSPQGSESPSPRIAVIGLGYVGLPLARLFATKYPVIGFDINQSRVDELKNGHDSTLEVEDDLLRSSLVEKPSNDNGLYCSTSLDDIKDCNYYIITVPTPVDKNNRPDLTPLYKSSESVGKVLKKGDIVIYESTVYPGVTEDECVPVLEKVSGLKFNEDFFAGYSPERINPGDKEHTVEKILKVTAGSTPEIGKKVDDLYSQVITAGTHLAPTIKVAEAAKVIENSQRDINIAFVNELAKIFNMMDIDTQDVLEAAGTKWNFLPFKPGLVGGHCIGVDPYYLAQKAQELGYHPEIILAGRRMNDSMGQYVASEVVKLMLQNDQKVKGANILVLGITFKENCPDVRNTKVVDVIKNLKEYGTNVTIFDPLANPAEVKHEYGLITTRSAPSETFDAVVLSVSHHEFLQLDLDKFKNGSTVVYDVKGVLGEKCDKKL; this is encoded by the coding sequence ATGAACAAGAATAATAACTTTTCTAAGGAAAACCCCCAGTCCCAAAGTCCCCAAGGCTCCGAGTCCCCCTCTCCGAGGATAGCAGTAATAGGCTTAGGCTACGTTGGGCTGCCCCTGGCAAGACTTTTTGCAACCAAATACCCCGTAATTGGATTTGACATTAATCAGAGTAGAGTTGATGAACTTAAAAATGGTCATGACAGCACCCTCGAGGTTGAAGATGATCTTTTAAGATCTTCTTTAGTTGAAAAGCCTTCTAATGACAACGGACTTTATTGTTCTACCAGTCTGGATGATATTAAAGACTGTAATTACTATATCATTACCGTCCCAACGCCTGTAGATAAGAATAATCGTCCTGACCTAACTCCATTATATAAGAGCAGTGAAAGTGTTGGGAAAGTCCTCAAAAAAGGAGATATCGTGATTTATGAATCCACTGTGTACCCGGGGGTTACTGAGGATGAATGTGTGCCCGTACTTGAAAAAGTGAGCGGACTCAAATTCAACGAAGATTTTTTTGCAGGCTATTCTCCTGAAAGAATAAATCCGGGTGATAAAGAGCATACGGTGGAGAAGATATTGAAGGTTACTGCTGGTTCTACTCCGGAGATTGGAAAGAAGGTAGATGATCTTTATTCTCAGGTCATCACTGCCGGTACACACCTGGCACCTACCATTAAAGTTGCAGAGGCCGCGAAAGTGATTGAAAATTCGCAAAGGGATATCAATATTGCTTTTGTAAATGAATTGGCAAAAATATTCAATATGATGGATATTGATACTCAGGACGTGCTTGAAGCAGCGGGTACAAAATGGAACTTTTTGCCATTTAAGCCGGGCCTCGTTGGGGGACATTGTATTGGAGTAGATCCCTATTATTTAGCACAAAAAGCCCAGGAATTGGGTTATCATCCAGAAATTATTCTTGCAGGAAGAAGAATGAATGATTCTATGGGGCAATATGTAGCTTCTGAAGTTGTTAAGCTAATGCTGCAAAATGATCAAAAAGTAAAGGGGGCAAATATCCTTGTGCTGGGCATAACTTTTAAAGAAAATTGTCCTGATGTACGGAATACCAAGGTTGTTGATGTTATAAAGAATTTGAAAGAGTACGGCACCAATGTTACAATTTTTGACCCATTAGCCAACCCGGCAGAAGTAAAACACGAATATGGCTTAATTACGACGAGATCCGCGCCGTCTGAAACTTTTGATGCTGTTGTATTATCAGTTTCGCATCACGAATTTTTACAATTAGATCTGGATAAATTTAAGAACGGAAGTACGGTGGTATATGATGTTAAAGGCGTTCTTGGGGAAAAATGCGATAAAAAACTTTAA
- the pseB gene encoding UDP-N-acetylglucosamine 4,6-dehydratase (inverting) — translation MNLNNKSILITGGTGSLGKALTQHLLETGTELKKLVIFSRDEQKQFEMAQEYPQDQYPQLRFFIGDVRDEARVKRALKGIDYVIHAAAMKHVPIAEYNPMECVKTNIMGAENIINACLETEVSRVVALSTDKAAAPINLYGATKLASDKLFVAANNITGWNPIKFSVVRYGNVMGSNGSVIPFFLKKKKEGVLPITDPTMTRFNISLQGGVDMVMHALEHAWGGEIFVPKIPSYKITDVAEAIGPECEKPVVGIRPGEKIHEEMITSSDSYNTYDLGKYYTILPATHKWKKEEYIEHFKAKKVKPGFQYNSGENEDWESIDDLRKLIKEHVDPTFEV, via the coding sequence ATGAATTTAAATAATAAATCTATTCTCATTACAGGAGGTACAGGTTCGCTAGGAAAAGCCTTAACACAACATTTGTTAGAAACTGGAACAGAATTAAAAAAACTTGTGATATTTTCAAGGGATGAGCAAAAGCAGTTTGAAATGGCGCAGGAATATCCTCAGGACCAATATCCTCAGTTGCGATTTTTTATTGGTGACGTTAGAGATGAGGCGAGAGTTAAAAGGGCTTTAAAAGGAATTGACTACGTTATTCACGCCGCTGCTATGAAACATGTTCCAATTGCCGAATATAATCCAATGGAATGTGTAAAAACTAATATCATGGGTGCTGAAAATATTATTAATGCCTGTCTTGAAACCGAAGTAAGCAGAGTGGTTGCTTTATCCACAGACAAGGCTGCAGCACCTATTAACCTTTATGGAGCTACTAAATTGGCTTCAGATAAATTATTTGTCGCTGCTAATAATATTACTGGGTGGAATCCAATTAAATTTTCGGTGGTGCGCTATGGAAACGTTATGGGCTCCAATGGGTCCGTTATTCCATTTTTTCTTAAGAAGAAAAAAGAAGGTGTACTTCCAATTACCGATCCTACCATGACAAGATTTAATATTTCCTTACAGGGAGGTGTAGATATGGTCATGCATGCCTTAGAACACGCCTGGGGTGGAGAAATCTTTGTTCCAAAAATACCATCTTATAAAATCACAGATGTTGCCGAGGCCATAGGCCCGGAGTGTGAAAAACCGGTGGTGGGCATCCGTCCGGGTGAAAAAATTCACGAAGAAATGATAACTTCATCTGACTCATATAATACCTATGATTTAGGTAAATATTATACCATTTTACCTGCTACACATAAATGGAAAAAAGAAGAATATATTGAACATTTTAAGGCTAAAAAGGTAAAACCCGGATTTCAATACAACTCAGGTGAGAATGAGGATTGGGAGAGTATTGATGATCTAAGAAAATTAATAAAGGAACACGTTGATCCTACTTTTGAAGTATAG
- a CDS encoding lipopolysaccharide biosynthesis protein has product MSLRNQATAGIFWTFAQQFGQQIVLFFVSTILARLLLPEEFGYIGMIAIFVSVGTSLLKGGLTHSLIRSKDLEEDDYSTVFYYNLAASILIYILIYFAAPYVSGFYGYPILTPIIRWYCLSFILFAFSAVQEAKLTKEMNFKIQTIISIPSVIIGGIVGIGLAYSGYGVWSIVWNQLITALVRSIQLWIYSKWAPGLIFNFLKFKEHLKFGYKITLSSLLENIFNNLYVIIIGKYFSAGQVGFYTRADTMKNLPVNNITLALNKVTFPLFAEIQHDNERLKRVYKQLMKMSVYVVAPLMIFLIIMAEPVFRFLFTEKWLPAVPYFQILCISGILYPIQGYNANVLLVKGKSDTHLKLTVFNKILLVIGILIGIQFGIIGLLYAQVFLSVVTFFIYAHHTDKVIGYSSFQQVIDILPIILLSLLPGILVYLINLNLEEEPDWLRIITGAGGGIILYIGISYILKIKSYNDIIDIVFKKQKIGISKD; this is encoded by the coding sequence ATGTCATTAAGAAATCAGGCCACAGCAGGCATTTTTTGGACATTTGCGCAACAATTTGGTCAACAGATTGTACTATTCTTTGTATCCACTATATTGGCAAGGTTGCTTTTGCCAGAAGAGTTTGGATATATTGGAATGATAGCAATATTTGTTTCAGTAGGAACGTCACTATTAAAAGGTGGATTAACTCATTCGTTGATCCGGAGTAAGGATTTGGAGGAAGATGATTATTCCACTGTGTTTTATTATAATCTTGCAGCAAGTATACTTATCTATATATTAATTTATTTTGCTGCACCGTATGTTTCTGGTTTTTATGGATATCCCATTTTAACTCCTATAATTAGATGGTATTGTCTAAGTTTTATTTTGTTTGCCTTTTCGGCGGTGCAGGAAGCAAAATTAACAAAGGAAATGAATTTTAAGATTCAAACTATAATTTCCATACCATCAGTAATTATAGGAGGTATTGTAGGTATTGGCTTAGCCTACTCGGGATATGGAGTTTGGAGTATTGTTTGGAATCAGTTAATTACCGCATTAGTAAGGAGTATTCAATTATGGATTTATTCTAAATGGGCTCCGGGATTAATTTTCAATTTTTTAAAATTCAAAGAACATTTAAAATTCGGTTATAAAATAACATTATCCTCCCTTTTGGAAAATATCTTTAATAATCTCTACGTTATTATAATTGGAAAATATTTTTCAGCCGGACAGGTGGGGTTTTATACCAGAGCTGATACCATGAAAAATCTCCCCGTAAATAATATCACCTTGGCATTGAACAAGGTAACATTTCCCTTATTTGCTGAGATTCAACATGATAATGAAAGATTAAAAAGAGTGTATAAACAATTAATGAAAATGTCTGTTTATGTCGTGGCACCCTTAATGATTTTTTTGATAATTATGGCTGAACCGGTTTTTAGGTTCTTATTCACTGAGAAATGGTTGCCGGCTGTGCCATATTTTCAAATATTATGTATATCAGGGATTTTATATCCTATTCAAGGATATAATGCTAATGTTTTATTAGTGAAAGGGAAAAGTGATACGCATTTAAAATTAACGGTCTTTAATAAAATTTTGTTAGTTATTGGAATCCTAATTGGAATTCAATTTGGAATTATTGGATTACTCTATGCGCAGGTTTTTTTATCTGTCGTTACTTTTTTTATCTATGCCCATCATACAGATAAAGTTATTGGATATTCATCCTTTCAACAGGTTATTGATATATTGCCAATAATTTTATTGTCTTTACTACCTGGGATTCTTGTATATTTAATTAATCTAAACCTTGAAGAGGAACCCGATTGGTTAAGGATAATAACGGGAGCAGGAGGTGGAATTATTCTCTATATTGGAATTAGTTATATTTTAAAAATTAAAAGTTATAATGATATAATTGACATTGTATTTAAAAAACAGAAAATAGGTATTTCTAAAGACTAG
- the pseC gene encoding UDP-4-amino-4,6-dideoxy-N-acetyl-beta-L-altrosamine transaminase — MSNSIPYGRQNITEEDIEAVVSTLKSDYLTQGPKISEFEDAFAKYVGSKYAVAVANGTAALHLCALALGVKQGDKVITTPITFAASANCVRYCGGEVVFADIDPETYLLDINKVRTLLEASPQGTYKGIIPVDFAGRAVDLEAFKKLADQYDLWIIEDACHAPGGYFKDSRGQQQLCGNGIFAELAIFSFHPVKHIASGEGGMITTNDEDLYKKLLQLRTHGIVKSENLYKNSISFAGGEDNYPGWYMEMQDLGFNYRLTDFQAALGLSQLKRAEEGLERRREIAKHYYQAFEGKNFIKSQSGIVEGHAYHLYVIEVKDRLGLYNYLRENNIYAQIHYIPCHLMPYYREFGWKEGDMPFAEIYYQNCISLPMYPTLRVKEQNFVLDKIKSYYE, encoded by the coding sequence ATGAGTAATTCAATTCCATACGGTCGTCAAAATATTACTGAAGAAGATATCGAAGCAGTTGTAAGTACCTTGAAATCTGATTATCTAACCCAAGGTCCCAAAATTTCTGAATTTGAAGATGCTTTCGCAAAATATGTTGGTAGCAAATATGCAGTTGCAGTTGCCAATGGAACAGCAGCATTACATTTATGTGCGCTTGCATTAGGTGTAAAACAAGGTGATAAAGTAATTACAACACCAATAACTTTTGCAGCATCAGCGAATTGTGTTCGGTATTGTGGGGGTGAGGTGGTTTTTGCTGACATTGATCCTGAGACTTATTTATTGGACATAAATAAGGTAAGAACTTTACTGGAAGCCTCTCCCCAAGGAACATATAAAGGAATAATACCGGTAGATTTTGCCGGTAGAGCAGTTGATCTCGAAGCATTCAAAAAACTTGCAGATCAATATGATTTATGGATTATTGAAGATGCCTGTCATGCCCCGGGAGGTTATTTTAAAGATTCCCGGGGGCAACAACAATTATGCGGCAATGGAATATTTGCAGAGCTTGCAATCTTTTCCTTTCATCCCGTAAAACATATCGCCAGTGGGGAAGGAGGTATGATAACTACCAATGATGAAGATCTTTACAAAAAACTACTTCAACTGCGAACTCATGGGATCGTAAAAAGTGAAAACCTTTATAAAAACTCCATATCATTTGCAGGTGGGGAGGATAATTATCCGGGGTGGTATATGGAAATGCAGGATCTTGGTTTTAATTACCGGTTAACAGATTTTCAGGCTGCTTTAGGTTTAAGTCAACTAAAGAGAGCCGAAGAAGGTTTGGAAAGAAGGAGGGAAATTGCGAAACATTATTATCAAGCATTTGAAGGAAAAAACTTTATTAAAAGTCAATCTGGAATAGTAGAAGGACATGCCTATCATTTATATGTTATTGAGGTAAAAGACCGTTTAGGACTTTATAATTATTTACGTGAGAATAATATTTATGCACAAATACATTACATTCCTTGTCATCTAATGCCCTATTATAGAGAATTTGGATGGAAAGAAGGTGATATGCCCTTTGCTGAAATTTATTATCAAAACTGTATCAGTTTACCTATGTATCCAACATTAAGGGTTAAAGAACAGAACTTTGTTTTAGATAAGATAAAATCTTACTATGAATGA